One genomic window of Arachis stenosperma cultivar V10309 chromosome 10, arast.V10309.gnm1.PFL2, whole genome shotgun sequence includes the following:
- the LOC130955222 gene encoding COBRA-like protein 4: MRLVILVLCVIVLFSNAGAYDPLDPNGNVTIKWDIVSWTPDGYVADVTLYNFQMFRHIMNPGWTLGWTWAKKEVIWSMIGAQTTEQGDCSKFKGNIPHCCKKIPTVVDLLPGVPYNQQFTNCCKGGVVAAWGQDPSQAISSFQISVGQAGTSNKTVKLPKNFTLLAPGPGYTCGRAKVVPSTTFLTPDKRRKTQALMTWNVTCTYSQFLARKNPACCLSLSSFYNETITPCPSCACGCQNKRNCVKSDSKILSMVGVHTPKKDNEPLMQCTHHMCPIRVHWHVKQNYKDYWRVKIAITNFNYRMNYSLWTLAIQHPNLNNVTQVFSFDYKPILPYASINDTGMFFGMKYFNDLLMEAGPTGNVQSEVLLQKDKDTFTFKQGWAFPRKVYFNGDECMLPPPDSYPFLPNSSPQTPSAFPVLILSLIFFLVL; encoded by the exons ATGAGGCTTGTCATCTTAGTTCTTTGTGTAATTGTGTTGTTCTCCAATGCAG GTGCTTATGATCCTTTGGATCCAAATGGGAATGTAACAATCAAATGGGATATAGTGTCTTGGACTCCAGATGGCTATGTT GCGGACGTAACGTTGTACAACTTCCAAATGTTCCGGCACATAATGAACCCTGGATGGACCCTGGGATGGACATGGGCAAAGAAAGAAGTGATATGGTCTATGATAGGAGCTCAAACAACAGAGCAAGGTGACTGCTCAAAGTTCAAAGGGAACATACCTCACTGCTGCAAGAAAATCCCAACAGTTGTGGACTTGCTTCCTGGTGTCCCTTACAACCAGCAATTCACAAATTGCTGTAAGGGTGGAGTTGTTGCTGCATGGGGCCAAGACCCTTCACAGGCTATTTCTTCCTTCCAAATCAGTGTTGGCCAAGCCGGTACCTCCAACAAGACGGTTAAACTCCCCAAGAACTTCACTCTCTTGGCTCCCGGACCGGGATACACTTGCGGCCGGGCCAAGGTTGTTCCTTCCACCACTTTCCTTACTCCGGACAAGCGCCGCAAGACTCAAGCCCTGA TGACATGGAATGTTACCTGCACATACTCACAATTTCTAGCAAGAAAGAACCCTGCTTGTTGTTTATCTTTGTCATCTTTCTACAATGAAACTATTACCCCTTGTCCCTCTTGTGCATGTGGCTGCCAGAACAAAAGGAATTGTGTCAA GAGTGACTCTAAAATTCTGAGCATGGTTGGTGTTCACACTCCAAAGAAAGACAATGAACCATtgatgcagtgcactcatcatATGTGTCCAATAAGGGTGCATTGGCATGTGAAGCAAAACTATAAGGACTATTGGCGAGTCAAGATTGCCATAACAAATTTCAATTACAGGATGAACTATTCCCTCTGGACTCTTGCAATTCAGCATCCAAATCTCAACAATGTCACACAAGTTTTCAGCTTTGATTACAAGCCTATACTTCCCTATGCTTCCATAA ATGACACTGGCATGTTTTTTGGCATGAAATACTTCAATGATCTATTAATGGAAGCTGGACCAACTGGGAATGTTCAATCAGAAGTGCTTCTTCAGAAGGACAAGGACACATTCACATTCAAGCAAGGTTGGGCATTTCCAAGAAAAGTCTACTTTAATGGTGATGAATGCATGCTTCCACCACCAGATTCCTATCCATTCCTCCCTAATTCTTCCCCTCAAACACCAAGTGCCTTCCCAGTACTCATTTTATCATTGATATTCTTCCTAGTTTTATGA
- the LOC130955221 gene encoding protein COBRA-like produces MLSCSVAKIRFFIKPPPCILLFFLLSFTSFTSTEAYDVLDPNGNITIRWDIISWTPDGYVAVVTLNNFQQYRHISAPGWSLGWTWAKKEVIWSMMGGQTTEQGDCSKFKTTPPHCCKKDPTVVDLLPGTPYNQQIANCCKGGVLSSWAQDPANAIASFQISVGRAGTSNKTVKVPKNFTLKAPGPGYTCGPGKIVQPTQFLTGDKRRRTQALMTWNVTCMYSQFLAQKTPTCCVSLSSFYNDTIVPCPTCSCGCQGNSSQSGNCVDPDTPHLASVVANPAKSSPFVQCTRHMCPVRVHWHVKLNYKEYWRVKVTITNFNYKMNYTDWNLVIQHPNFDNLTQLFSFNYKSLTPYGTINDTALLWGIKFYNDLLMEAGPEGNVQSELLFRKDKSTFTFDKGWAFPRRIYFNGDNCVMPPPDAYPWLPNASSRREVSLLALVLASFVVLALCAYA; encoded by the exons ATGTTGTCTTGTTCCGTTGCCAAAATCCGATTCTTCATCAAACCGCCTCCATGCATTTtgctcttcttccttctctctttcaCTTCCTTCACTTCAACAG AAGCCTATGATGTGCTTGATCCAAACGGAAACATTACAATCAGATGGGATATTATAAGCTGGACACCAGATGGTTATGTT GCTGTTGTTACATTAAACAATTTCCAGCAATACCGTCACATCTCGGCGCCAGGGTGGTCGCTAGGATGGACATGGGCAAAGAAAGAGGTAATATGGAGCATGATGGGAGGGCAGACTACCGAACAAGGCGATTGCTCGAAATTCAAGACAACCCCACCACATTGCTGTAAAAAGGACCCAACCGTTGTAGATTTACTTCCCGGAACACCATACAATCAACAAATTGCAAATTGTTGCAAAGGAGGTGTACTCAGCTCATGGGCACAGGATCCGGCAAATGCCATTGCATCATTTCAAATCAGTGTTGGTAGAGCTGGAACCTCTAACAAAACAGTCAAAGTGCCCAAGAACTTCACCTTGAAAGCACCAGGACCGGGTTATACCTGTGGGCCGGGAAAAATTGTTCAACCTACTCAATTCTTAACAGGAGATAAAAGAAGAAGGACTCAAGCTCTCA TGACATGGAATGTGACATGCATGTATTCACAATTTCTAGCTCAGAAAACTCCCACTTGCTGTGTTTCACTCTCATCTTTCTATAATGATACCATTGTACCCTGCCCAACGTGTTCATGTGGCTGCCAGGGCAACTCTTCTCAATCCGGGAACTGTGTAGA TCCAGATACACCACATTTGGCATCAGTTGTTGCTAACCCTGCAAAGAGTTCTCCTTTCGTTCAATGCACTCGCCATATGTGTCCTGTTCGAGTTCATTGGCATGTTAAGCTTAACTACAAGGAGTACTGGCGTGTGAAGGTCACTATTACTAATTTCAATTACAAGATGAACTATACAGATTGGAACTTGGTTATTCAACACCCGAATTTCGACAATTTGACTCAGCTTTTTAGTTTTAACTACAAGTCGTTGACACCCTATGGCACAATAA ATGATACAGCATTGCTATGGGGAATTAAGTTCTACAATGATTTGCTCATGGAAGCCGGTCCGGAAGGTAATGTACAATCAGAGCTACTCTTCCGAAAGGATAAATCAACTTTTACTTTCGACAAAGGTTGGGCATTTCCTCGGAGGATCTATTTCAATGGTGACAACTGTGTGATGCCACCACCTGATGCTTATCCGTGGTTGCCAAATGCCAGTTCCCGGCGAGAGGTTTCCTTGCTAGCTTTAGTGCTGGCTTCCTTTGTAGTCTTGGCATTGTGTGCATATGCTTAA